From the genome of Candidatus Poribacteria bacterium, one region includes:
- a CDS encoding YjgP/YjgQ family permease has translation MASQRPHPRHRRRRRSLDAPTMTRNVLLYVALPSALLTCFVLWMPMPIRARYVLRKFAGLFVLSFVLQVALILLVRFGDRELGTIFSDSQSLAEGLRLFLYRAPERILEVIPASGILAAFFTVGSLTRSREIVALKSAGVDLYRLALPILGFAFLCCLVSLLFTDRIVAPSIQRVQELDPTTTYAADREIIFVDSSDSLAYIQSLDVPDQRAYHLTFYDFQDRELVAETYASFATWEPGQWHLSHGWRRDYRDAGTAFERYTQRDRALTADPQILVATANDPSAMDFNELRRVIAFKTRAGLPTRAEVVRMHHNIAYSFALLVGVMLSLPLSMQFGRFAVAIGFPATMLISFLYWGMAIAMFEAMGENGRIPASLAPWIANVVFAVIAVALFRGVRR, from the coding sequence ATGGCTTCCCAACGTCCCCATCCTCGTCATCGGCGTCGCCGCCGGTCTCTGGACGCTCCGACGATGACGCGCAACGTCCTGCTGTACGTCGCTCTGCCGTCGGCGCTCCTGACCTGCTTCGTCCTCTGGATGCCCATGCCGATTCGGGCACGGTACGTCTTGCGAAAGTTCGCCGGGCTGTTCGTCCTGTCGTTTGTGCTACAAGTCGCGCTCATTCTGCTCGTGCGCTTCGGCGACCGGGAACTGGGCACCATCTTCTCCGACTCGCAGAGCCTCGCCGAAGGGCTCCGCTTGTTCCTTTACCGCGCGCCGGAACGCATCCTCGAAGTCATCCCGGCGTCGGGCATCCTCGCGGCGTTCTTCACGGTGGGGAGTCTCACACGCTCCCGTGAGATCGTCGCCCTCAAGTCCGCCGGCGTCGATCTCTACCGACTCGCGCTGCCGATCCTCGGGTTCGCGTTCCTCTGCTGCCTCGTCTCGCTGCTGTTCACCGACCGGATCGTCGCACCCTCCATCCAGCGCGTTCAGGAGCTCGACCCGACGACCACCTACGCCGCCGACCGCGAGATCATCTTCGTCGACAGCAGCGACAGCCTGGCGTACATCCAGTCCCTCGACGTGCCCGATCAGCGCGCCTACCATCTGACGTTCTACGACTTCCAAGACCGCGAGCTCGTCGCCGAAACCTACGCCTCCTTCGCCACCTGGGAACCGGGCCAGTGGCATCTGAGCCACGGATGGCGGCGCGACTACCGCGACGCGGGAACCGCCTTCGAGCGATACACTCAACGCGACCGCGCCCTGACCGCCGACCCTCAAATCCTTGTCGCCACCGCCAACGACCCTTCCGCGATGGACTTCAACGAGCTCCGGCGGGTCATCGCCTTCAAGACCCGCGCCGGCTTGCCGACCCGCGCCGAGGTCGTGCGGATGCATCACAACATCGCCTATTCCTTCGCTCTGCTCGTGGGAGTCATGCTGAGCCTGCCGCTCTCGATGCAGTTCGGTCGGTTCGCCGTCGCCATCGGCTTCCCGGCGACCATGCTCATCAGCTTCCTCTACTGGGGCATGGCGATCGCCATGTTCGAGGCGATGGGCGAGAACGGGCGTATTCCCGCCTCGCTCGCGCCGTGGATCGCCAACGTCGTTTTTGCCGTCATTGCGGTCGCCCTGTTCCGAGGGGTCCGCCGATGA
- a CDS encoding YjgP/YjgQ family permease, which translates to MPAFPLSSAARLPLTLEATHLVLDVESGPCQTLRLRRENDECTTDHAAERPYRHRAMPLVADPRAFVYHDSSAIRVACGCPRESKVEPAPLRVITRYVLREFLLFFLLALVATSSILILRQIFLLTKRFVSKDISLWYLAELLVYALPSVLALTIPMAVLAGMLMVLGQFAFTGEITAMRASGMGIHRLLLPVAVVGCVFAATDYWMMDGGLPWGNRHYIDLYLELSRKSPALVLEEGVVMRSMEGDERLWYFERMEPKTKRLRNIRIWEGYRDGRPRLTTAREASLSLMNGNSVLTLYDGVSYEPGERDEDVLAIRFPTQEMTLNIGDQFARSGGTYKIYRTMDSGTLRQEIRDLRAELASAPDASARSVRLSLGRASMELHKKYSIPFACIAFALASVPLGIVTRRSGFMMGMAIGLPLIIVYYTLLRVGETLGERAMIHPVVGAWLPNVPILVIGVAAGLWTLRR; encoded by the coding sequence ATGCCCGCCTTCCCATTGTCTTCGGCGGCTCGCTTGCCGTTGACATTAGAGGCGACGCACCTTGTCCTCGATGTCGAGAGCGGGCCCTGTCAAACACTCCGACTTCGGCGCGAAAACGACGAATGCACGACGGACCACGCCGCCGAGCGTCCTTACAGGCATCGCGCGATGCCGCTGGTTGCCGATCCAAGGGCGTTCGTCTACCATGATTCCAGCGCCATCCGCGTCGCATGCGGCTGCCCACGCGAATCGAAAGTCGAGCCAGCGCCGTTGAGAGTCATCACTCGGTACGTCCTGCGCGAGTTCCTCCTCTTCTTCCTCCTGGCGTTGGTCGCGACGAGCTCGATCCTGATCCTCCGCCAGATCTTCCTGCTGACCAAGCGGTTCGTCAGCAAGGACATCAGTCTGTGGTACCTCGCCGAGCTGCTCGTCTACGCCCTGCCGTCCGTTCTGGCGCTGACGATCCCGATGGCGGTTCTCGCGGGCATGCTCATGGTGCTGGGGCAGTTCGCGTTCACAGGCGAGATCACGGCGATGCGCGCCAGCGGCATGGGCATCCACCGGTTGCTGCTGCCCGTCGCGGTCGTCGGATGCGTCTTCGCGGCGACGGACTACTGGATGATGGACGGCGGCCTGCCCTGGGGGAACCGCCACTACATCGACCTCTACCTGGAGCTGAGCCGGAAGAGCCCCGCCCTCGTCCTCGAAGAGGGCGTTGTCATGCGCAGCATGGAGGGCGACGAACGCCTCTGGTACTTCGAGCGGATGGAGCCCAAGACGAAGCGGCTCCGCAACATCCGCATCTGGGAGGGATACCGCGACGGACGACCCCGACTCACCACCGCCCGCGAGGCGTCCCTGAGCCTCATGAACGGCAACTCGGTTCTCACGCTCTACGACGGCGTCTCCTACGAGCCCGGAGAACGCGACGAGGATGTTCTCGCCATCCGGTTCCCCACCCAGGAGATGACCCTAAACATCGGCGACCAGTTCGCCCGATCCGGCGGAACCTACAAGATCTACCGCACGATGGATAGCGGGACCCTCCGCCAGGAGATTCGCGACCTGCGCGCCGAGCTGGCGAGCGCGCCGGACGCATCCGCCCGCAGCGTCCGCCTATCGCTGGGACGCGCCAGCATGGAGCTTCACAAGAAGTACTCGATCCCCTTCGCCTGCATCGCCTTCGCTCTCGCGAGCGTCCCGCTGGGCATCGTCACACGCCGCAGCGGGTTCATGATGGGGATGGCGATCGGCTTGCCGCTCATCATCGTCTACTATACGCTCCTGCGCGTCGGCGAAACGCTGGGAGAGCGGGCGATGATCCATCCGGTCGTCGGGGCATGGCTTCCCAACGTCCCCATCCTCGTCATCGGCGTCGCCGCCGGTCTCTGGACGCTCCGACGATGA